In Priestia megaterium NBRC 15308 = ATCC 14581, the following proteins share a genomic window:
- a CDS encoding helix-turn-helix domain-containing protein, which produces MNEESFYSPFISEDGKKKTIGEIEFSDVQRMMEKHLEEGYQLEFKREVSSTVKRKIPNIIASFANEKGGWLIFGVDEDDHSINLLERKEYELFINNMLKDVTNPIPRIVTRFLSPEDHPGQGVFVIWIPEGPNPPYMSYGKIYRRIGSGTSPVTEIDDRYHLDRLYQKSEDQTQRIEEFCTKELSIYNRKWPMHGKSYIHYGMCNMYVLPLYDLHLVEQMEEERLKQYILSKSSEPKYYRLDDESTVMLHTPFVKASYSAESIIFRSTDVIDAYDKTIAWEQFYNGSAKFHIPIPYMEESKQIHDVLKSRISSYIDETIFEQFQYINGPFFLTSLISCIGGYIDCMMELKAELEDMIIVIDLENVRNDVLYFPHEQFQTFLEEEGLVFSDKKQYRFNRSFKTTKLGENLELLAYVDYIVTAFGLSKNQSIDFLKHSLNQG; this is translated from the coding sequence GTGAACGAAGAATCGTTTTATTCACCATTTATAAGCGAAGACGGAAAGAAAAAAACAATTGGAGAAATTGAGTTTTCAGATGTGCAGCGCATGATGGAAAAACATTTAGAAGAAGGCTATCAGCTTGAGTTCAAGCGCGAAGTAAGCTCAACGGTCAAACGGAAAATCCCAAATATCATCGCTTCGTTTGCCAATGAAAAAGGAGGGTGGCTTATTTTTGGCGTAGATGAAGACGACCATTCCATTAACCTGCTCGAGCGCAAAGAATATGAGCTGTTTATTAATAATATGCTTAAAGATGTCACCAATCCCATTCCTCGTATCGTTACGCGTTTTTTATCACCTGAAGATCACCCCGGGCAAGGTGTTTTTGTTATTTGGATTCCCGAAGGTCCGAACCCTCCGTACATGTCTTACGGGAAAATTTACAGAAGAATTGGAAGCGGCACATCTCCCGTTACGGAAATCGATGATCGCTATCATTTAGATCGACTCTATCAAAAATCCGAGGATCAAACGCAGCGAATAGAGGAATTTTGCACAAAAGAACTGTCTATCTATAACAGAAAATGGCCGATGCACGGGAAAAGCTATATTCATTACGGGATGTGTAATATGTACGTGCTGCCACTATATGATTTGCATTTAGTTGAACAAATGGAAGAAGAACGGTTAAAACAATATATTTTAAGCAAGTCTAGCGAGCCAAAATACTATCGTTTGGACGACGAGAGTACGGTGATGCTGCATACACCGTTTGTTAAAGCCTCTTATTCAGCGGAATCCATCATTTTTCGAAGCACAGATGTGATTGATGCGTATGATAAAACAATTGCGTGGGAGCAGTTTTATAACGGATCAGCTAAGTTTCATATTCCTATTCCGTACATGGAAGAATCAAAACAAATTCATGACGTATTAAAGTCAAGGATTTCAAGCTACATCGATGAGACGATTTTTGAGCAGTTTCAATATATAAACGGACCCTTTTTTCTCACATCTTTAATCAGCTGCATCGGCGGATACATTGATTGTATGATGGAATTAAAAGCAGAGCTGGAAGATATGATTATTGTGATTGACTTAGAGAACGTTCGAAACGATGTGCTTTACTTTCCGCATGAGCAATTTCAAACATTTCTAGAAGAAGAAGGGCTCGTCTTTTCAGATAAAAAGCAATATCGATTTAATCGATCATTTAAAACAACAAAATTAGGAGAGAATCTGGAGCTTCTTGCCTACGTTGATTATATCGTGACAGCGTTTGGCCTTTCAAAAAATCAGTCCATTGACTTTCTTAAACACTCATTAAATCAAGGATAA
- a CDS encoding HAD-IIIA family hydrolase, which produces MIEAIFLDRDGTIGGSNEIQYPGDFQLFPQAKQAIIDIKKQNIPLFSFTNQPDITKGKVKKSDFISELLAFGFDDVYLCPHEDSDNCSCRKPRPGMLLKAAEEHSLNLANCIVIGDRWKDLVAAHAAGAQCILVLTGAGHDTLHVREKWADVQAAFIAANIQEAVEFIFTSLSSQPILPHSHTR; this is translated from the coding sequence ATGATTGAAGCAATATTTTTAGACCGAGACGGAACGATTGGCGGCAGTAATGAAATACAATATCCGGGTGATTTTCAGCTATTCCCCCAAGCAAAGCAAGCGATTATAGACATAAAGAAACAAAACATTCCGCTGTTTTCTTTTACGAATCAGCCCGATATTACAAAAGGAAAGGTAAAGAAATCAGACTTTATCTCTGAGCTTTTAGCTTTTGGATTTGATGATGTTTACCTTTGTCCTCATGAAGATTCAGACAATTGTTCGTGCCGCAAACCAAGGCCGGGCATGCTGTTAAAAGCAGCCGAGGAGCACAGCTTAAATTTGGCTAACTGCATCGTGATTGGCGACCGGTGGAAAGACCTCGTAGCGGCCCATGCAGCAGGAGCACAATGTATTTTAGTGTTAACAGGAGCTGGGCACGACACGTTACATGTACGGGAAAAATGGGCTGACGTACAAGCGGCCTTTATTGCAGCCAATATACAGGAAGCTGTTGAATTTATCTTTACATCACTGAGTTCACAGCCGATACTACCGCATTCACATACTCGTTAA
- a CDS encoding poly-gamma-glutamate hydrolase family protein produces MRDVYQSFQELSQCERAGIDYEIECVIRRREIVVLAIHGGTMEIGTEEVAEKIAEKLNATVYVFKTLKTENPFELHVTSANYDEEMARHLVKKSEVTISLHGAYSDVCTTYIGGRDEKLEKAVRHALSGFPISETPVHLKGVSPRNIANGNQRHKGLQLEITTPQYEQLLQDNELFNEYVNAVVSAVNSVM; encoded by the coding sequence ATGAGGGATGTGTATCAAAGTTTTCAAGAACTATCACAGTGTGAACGAGCGGGAATTGATTACGAAATAGAATGTGTCATTCGCCGGAGAGAAATTGTCGTGCTTGCTATTCACGGAGGAACGATGGAAATTGGGACAGAAGAAGTGGCAGAAAAAATAGCAGAAAAGCTGAACGCAACGGTGTACGTATTTAAAACACTGAAAACAGAAAATCCGTTTGAATTGCATGTTACGTCTGCAAACTACGATGAAGAAATGGCGCGTCACCTCGTTAAAAAATCAGAGGTCACGATTTCTCTTCACGGTGCCTACAGCGACGTCTGCACGACTTATATCGGAGGAAGAGACGAAAAGTTAGAAAAAGCGGTGCGTCATGCACTCTCAGGTTTTCCGATCAGTGAAACGCCCGTGCATTTAAAAGGCGTTTCACCTCGAAATATCGCAAACGGCAATCAGCGGCATAAAGGACTGCAGCTTGAAATAACCACTCCGCAGTATGAACAATTATTACAGGATAATGAGCTGTTTAACGAGTATGTGAATGCGGTAGTATCGGCTGTGAACTCAGTGATGTAA
- a CDS encoding TetR/AcrR family transcriptional regulator yields MSTFDDILLAATQVVQRDGVGNLTLEKVAKEAGVSKGGLLYHFSSKDELIKQMLYSVTEKYDDGLNVQVERDNSPGKWSRAYLAETLHDLQREQVMSAGLLAGIATNPELLQHFQKQYEKWQQHIEQDDIDPVLATIVRLAADGLWFSQMFGLAPVNPDMQKQIQQQLRKLTEEGFR; encoded by the coding sequence GTGTCTACATTTGATGATATATTGCTTGCAGCTACGCAGGTTGTACAGCGTGACGGCGTTGGAAATTTGACGCTTGAAAAAGTAGCAAAAGAAGCCGGCGTCAGTAAAGGCGGTTTGTTGTATCACTTCTCTTCAAAAGATGAATTGATTAAGCAAATGCTGTATTCAGTCACAGAGAAATATGATGACGGACTAAACGTACAAGTTGAACGTGACAATTCTCCTGGCAAATGGAGCCGGGCTTATCTTGCTGAGACGCTTCATGACCTTCAGCGTGAACAAGTGATGAGCGCGGGGTTACTTGCAGGTATTGCAACCAACCCTGAACTCCTGCAGCACTTTCAAAAGCAATACGAAAAGTGGCAGCAGCACATTGAACAAGACGACATTGATCCAGTCCTTGCTACCATTGTGCGCCTAGCAGCTGACGGATTATGGTTCAGTCAAATGTTTGGGCTCGCACCCGTGAATCCAGACATGCAAAAACAGATTCAACAACAACTTCGGAAATTAACAGAGGAGGGTTTTCGATGA
- a CDS encoding DMT family transporter, producing MKAYLFLAIAISSELFGTSMLKASNGFTKFWPSLGVLLGFGLAFYALSTSLQHIPLSVAYAIWSGVGTAVTAVIGVVIWKESGSLTMVFGIVLIIAGVILLNLKSVAH from the coding sequence ATGAAAGCCTATTTATTTTTAGCGATTGCTATTAGTTCAGAGTTATTTGGTACATCTATGTTAAAAGCATCAAACGGATTTACAAAATTTTGGCCTAGTCTTGGTGTTTTATTAGGGTTTGGTCTTGCTTTCTATGCGCTTTCCACATCGCTTCAGCACATTCCACTCAGCGTTGCGTATGCCATTTGGTCTGGTGTAGGAACTGCTGTGACAGCTGTGATTGGCGTAGTTATTTGGAAAGAAAGCGGCAGTCTCACGATGGTATTTGGCATCGTATTAATCATTGCAGGAGTCATTCTTTTAAATTTAAAATCAGTGGCTCACTAA
- a CDS encoding peptide chain release factor 3: MNNQLQETMVDSRRTFAIISHPDAGKTTLTEKMLLLGGMIRSAGTVKGKKSGKFATSDWMEIEKQRGISVTSSVMQFEYKDHFINILDTPGHEDFSEDTYRTLTAVDSAVMVIDGTKGIEAQTLKLFKVCRMRGIPILTFINKLDREGKEPLELLEEIEDVLGIESYPVTWPIGMGKRFQGTYDRFSKQIEVYQGNKESYFADFDGENIDDEIKKHVDEMYLPGLVDDLSLLDEAGNDFSIEKVKQGLLTPVFFGSAIANFGVQSFFNSFLQLTSPPQPRESTNGTVQPTDENFSGFIFKIQANMNPAHRDRIAFVRVCSGKFERGMNVTLARTNRKMKLAQSHQFLASSRETVDTAYPGDIIGLYDSGTYQIGDTIVGEGKVFEFDALPKFPPELFVKVRAKNAMKSKHFEKGINQLVQEGAVQLYRTPFFGDYILGAVGELQFQVFEHRMKGEYNVDLEFTRMSHNIAKWVDKSTIEDRMLDSRVMLVEDRDKHAVLMFENDFVWRLFQDKYPSVKFLDPFNL; encoded by the coding sequence ATGAACAACCAACTTCAAGAAACGATGGTCGATTCACGTCGTACATTCGCCATTATTTCTCACCCGGATGCCGGGAAAACAACGTTAACAGAAAAAATGCTGTTACTGGGCGGAATGATTCGTTCAGCCGGAACGGTTAAAGGAAAAAAATCAGGCAAGTTTGCTACATCTGACTGGATGGAAATCGAAAAACAACGTGGAATTTCGGTTACATCAAGTGTTATGCAGTTTGAGTATAAAGATCACTTTATTAACATCTTGGATACACCAGGACACGAAGACTTCAGTGAGGATACGTATCGTACCTTAACGGCTGTAGACAGTGCGGTCATGGTTATTGACGGAACGAAAGGGATTGAAGCACAAACGCTTAAACTTTTTAAAGTTTGTCGTATGCGTGGTATTCCTATTCTAACATTTATCAATAAATTAGACCGTGAAGGAAAAGAGCCGCTTGAGCTGCTTGAAGAAATTGAAGATGTACTCGGTATTGAATCATACCCTGTAACGTGGCCAATTGGCATGGGGAAACGATTCCAAGGAACGTATGACCGTTTTTCAAAACAAATTGAAGTATACCAAGGAAACAAAGAGTCCTATTTTGCAGACTTTGACGGTGAAAATATCGACGATGAAATTAAAAAACACGTCGATGAAATGTATTTACCAGGCTTAGTGGATGATTTATCTTTACTAGACGAAGCAGGTAATGATTTTTCAATTGAAAAAGTAAAGCAAGGCCTATTAACCCCTGTTTTCTTCGGAAGTGCGATTGCAAACTTTGGTGTACAGTCTTTCTTTAATTCATTTTTACAATTAACATCACCGCCGCAGCCTCGTGAATCAACGAATGGCACCGTTCAGCCTACGGATGAAAACTTCTCAGGTTTCATCTTTAAAATTCAGGCGAACATGAACCCAGCTCACCGCGACCGCATTGCGTTCGTACGCGTATGTTCAGGGAAATTCGAGCGTGGAATGAACGTGACGTTAGCAAGAACGAACCGTAAAATGAAGCTAGCGCAGTCTCATCAGTTCTTGGCATCAAGCCGTGAAACAGTAGACACAGCGTATCCTGGGGATATCATTGGCTTGTATGACTCGGGTACGTATCAGATTGGCGATACCATTGTAGGAGAGGGAAAAGTATTCGAATTTGATGCTCTTCCAAAGTTCCCGCCTGAACTGTTTGTAAAAGTTCGTGCGAAAAATGCAATGAAATCTAAGCACTTTGAAAAAGGGATTAATCAGCTTGTACAAGAAGGAGCCGTACAGCTTTACCGTACGCCGTTCTTTGGAGATTATATTTTAGGAGCAGTCGGTGAACTTCAGTTCCAAGTGTTTGAACACCGTATGAAAGGTGAGTACAACGTCGATCTTGAATTCACGCGCATGTCTCATAACATTGCAAAATGGGTAGACAAATCAACAATTGAAGATCGCATGCTAGATTCTCGCGTGATGCTAGTAGAAGATCGTGATAAACATGCCGTTCTTATGTTTGAAAACGATTTTGTATGGCGTTTGTTCCAGGACAAATATCCATCTGTTAAATTCCTAGACCCGTTTAATCTATAA
- the cspD gene encoding cold-shock protein CspD, protein MLQGKVKWFNAEKGFGFIEVEGQDDVFVHFSAIQGEGFKTLEEGQEVTFEIVEGNRGPQAANVQK, encoded by the coding sequence ATGTTACAAGGTAAAGTAAAATGGTTCAACGCTGAAAAAGGTTTCGGTTTCATCGAAGTAGAAGGACAAGACGATGTATTCGTTCATTTCTCTGCTATCCAAGGCGAAGGTTTCAAAACTTTAGAAGAAGGTCAAGAAGTTACATTTGAAATCGTTGAAGGCAACCGTGGACCACAAGCTGCTAACGTTCAAAAGTAA